A region from the Lolium perenne isolate Kyuss_39 chromosome 4, Kyuss_2.0, whole genome shotgun sequence genome encodes:
- the LOC127294563 gene encoding putative disease resistance protein At1g50180 gives MATILFSFIGSCIQKIQDIATEEAVLILGVKQELTDLQRRMKQIQCFISDAEQRSIKESAVNNWLGELRDAMYDADNIIDLARFKGNKLVADHPSSPSRKSTVCRGCSPLSCIANIQTRREIAVQIKSLNKRIERISKDDIFLTLQNTTPTGEVSVPDWRKTSPLIEPNLVGKEIIYSSRKLVDLVLTHKENKAYKLSIAGIGGVGKTTLAQKIYNDHKIKGNFNKHAWICVSQTYNEVAILKEVLRNIGVHQEQGETVAELKIKLAKEIEDKSFFLVLDDVWQSSVWTNLLRSVLHAATAVVILITTRDDTVAKEIGTEHTNRVDLMSVEVGWELLWRSMNIGAEKEVQNLKGIGTDIVHKCGRLPLAIQVIASVLAGIYQTENEWNKIFSKMNGPERKLPDDIEGALYISLLSPEFDQVRGGPRSRWA, from the coding sequence ATGGCAACCATATTGTTTTCTTTTATTGGGTCATGCATCCAAAAGATTCAAGATATTGCTACTGAGGAGGCAGTACTGATACTAGGAGTCAAACAAGAGCTTACAGATCTGCAAAGAAGAATGAAGCAAATACAATGTTTTATTAGTGACGCTGAGCAGAGAAGCATAAAAGAATCAGCAGTTAACAATTGGCTTGGTGAGTTGAGAGATGCCATGTATGATGCTGACAACATAATCGATTTGGCAAGGTTTAAAGGAAACAAGCTAGTAGCAGATCATCCTTCTTCACCCTCGAGAAAATCAACTGTATGTCGTGGCTGTTCACCCTTGTCTTGCATTGCTAATATCCAGACTCGTCGAGAGATTGCTGTTCAGATTAAGAGTCTCAACAAGAGAATAGAGAGGATTTCCAAGGATGACATTTTTTTAACACTTCAGAACACAACACCAACTGGAGAAGTTTCTGTGCCAGATTGGAGAAAAACATCACCCCTCATTGAGCCCAATCTTGTGGGTAAGGAGATAATATATTCTAGCCGAAAATTGGTGGACTTGGTGCTTACACATAAGGAAAATAAGGCATACAAGCTCTCCATTGCTGGAATAGGAGGGGTTGGTAAGACAACACTAGCTCAAAAAATATACAACGATCACAAAATAAAAGGGAACTTCAACAAACACGCATGGATTTGTGTTTCTCAAACTTACAATGAAGTTGCCATACTAAAAGAGGTTCTCCGAAATATTGGAGTGCATCAAGAGCAGGGTGAAACAGTAGCAGAGCTCAAAATCAAACTGGCAAAAGAAATTGAAGACAAGAGTTTCTTTCTTGTTCTAGATGATGTGTGGCAGTCCAGTGTATGGACTAATCTACTAAGAAGTGTGTTACACGCAGCAACTGCAGTGGTCATTTTGATTACAACACGAGATGACACAGTTGCAAAGGAAATTGGTACAGAACATACCAATCGAGTTGATCTCATGTCAGTAGAGGTAGGATGGGAGCTACTTTGGAGGAGCATGAACATTGGTGCAGAGAAAGAAGTGCAAAATCTAAAAGGCATAGGGACTGATATTGTTCATAAATGTGGTCGCCTTCCTCTTGCAATCCAAGTTATAGCCAGTGTTTTGGCAGGCATATATCAAACAGAGAATGAGTGGAACAAGATCTTTAGCAAAATGAATGGCCCAGAGAGGAAACTTCCTGATGATATAGAAGGAGCTTTGTATATAAgcttgttatcaccggaatttgaccaagtcagaggtgggccgcgatcaagatgggcttga